The following DNA comes from Deltaproteobacteria bacterium.
GACGAGGCCACCGCCAAGCTCGACGACTGCAACCTCCCGAGCGTCGCCACGTTCGGTGCGACCTGCGAGGGCGTGAGCCTGTGTGAGGCGCGCTGCATCAACACCCACTCGTGCGAACAGATCCGCGAGGCGGTCGTTCAGCTCACGCCGAACGACTACTCGGCCTGCGACGACGCCTGCCAGTGACCCCCACCGGAGGACCACGATGACCTGCAAGTCCATCGCGATGATCGCGGCGCTGTGTGCCGGCGCCTTCGCCTGTCACCCGACCCCCGCGCCGAGCGCGGGACCGACCACCGTGTACGTCAACGACGGCACCGCCGCGGCCCAGCCCGCCGCGCAGCCCGCGCCGGCGGCGGCCGCGCAGCCCGCGCCGGCGGCGGCCGCGCAGCCCGCGCCGGCGGCGGCGCCCGC
Coding sequences within:
- a CDS encoding AraC family transcriptional regulator; its protein translation is MTCKSIAMIAALCAGAFACHPTPAPSAGPTTVYVNDGTAAAQPAAQPAPAAAAQPAPAAAAQPAPAAAPA